GGAGCGTGCAGGAGCCCGAGGCGAAGGCCTGATCATCAAGCGGCCGGCACGACGGCCGCCCGCAGGACGTCGAGCACCTCCGACGGGTCGCAGCCGTAGAGGCCCGAGCCCGACGCCGAGTTCGCCTCGACGACCGCGGGGCCGACGCCCCTCACGACGCCGGCGTCAAGCACGAACGCGGCCGGGAGGTCCAGGGCGGGATCCGCCAGGAGCCGATCGACCATCGCGCCCGTCGCCGCCCACGCGTCGGGCTCGACGATCCAGTCGTCGCCCTCGCGCGCCAGGGCGCCGCCGAGCCAGTACGGCGACCAGGCGCGGAGACGGCGGTCCCGGATGAAGCAACGGAACTCGGCCTCCCACTCGACCGGTTCCGACGCCAGCACCGGGTCGTCGTCGGGCATGTCGGGCAGATCCGCCCCCGAGGCGTAGACCCGCGGCGAGAAGATCTTGCGATTGGGCGGCTTCAAGAACGCGGGCCCCGCGAGCCCCCGCGCCTCCGCGGCCGTCATCAGGCGGAGTCGGCGGCCCAGATAGCGGTCGGGCAACCGGATGAGGAAGTCCTCGGGCGGCTCGACCACCGACAGGCCGAGTCGTTCGGCGACCGCCTCGGCGAAAAGCGGCTCGGCATGCAGGACCGGCTCGTCGGGCGCGAAGTCCTCGGGAGGCCGCCAGCCGGCCAGCCGCATCACGTCCCAGCCGAGGGCGATCGCGGCGCGTCGCAGGGTGATCGAATCGTCGGAATAGCGGGGAGATAGGATCAGGGTCGGGATCATCTCATTCCTCCGATCTCCCAGACGGCCGGACTCGCCCTCATGTTCGCGGGAGTGCCCGGGCCGCGGTTTGCAGGAGGAAGGAGGAGGACCGACCGTGGGACGCCCCCGCTCGAAGCCGCCGCCCGAGGACCCCGGCCTCGCAATGATCGCGGGGTGAGTTCCAACCGGGCCCATCCAGGATATCATAAGGCCGGCGATCCAGGCCCGTTCTCGTCGCCCCGGCCCGGCCGGCCATCGATCACTCGACGCTCGTCTGGCGGAGGCTTCCTGCGTGGGCAACTTCTACGTCAACTTCTCGGTCAAGGGCGCCGATCCGCGCAAGGTCGCCGACGCCCTGGGTCGGGCGGGCCGGCGGGCGATCGTCACGCCCGTGCAATCGGGCTTCGTGGTCGCCTA
The DNA window shown above is from Paludisphaera mucosa and carries:
- a CDS encoding ATP-grasp domain-containing protein — encoded protein: MIPTLILSPRYSDDSITLRRAAIALGWDVMRLAGWRPPEDFAPDEPVLHAEPLFAEAVAERLGLSVVEPPEDFLIRLPDRYLGRRLRLMTAAEARGLAGPAFLKPPNRKIFSPRVYASGADLPDMPDDDPVLASEPVEWEAEFRCFIRDRRLRAWSPYWLGGALAREGDDWIVEPDAWAATGAMVDRLLADPALDLPAAFVLDAGVVRGVGPAVVEANSASGSGLYGCDPSEVLDVLRAAVVPAA